A single genomic interval of Camelina sativa cultivar DH55 chromosome 11, Cs, whole genome shotgun sequence harbors:
- the LOC104723704 gene encoding uncharacterized protein LOC104723704 → MSLLLNQPSKFCFRRPVLVRSSPHLSNALPSLMLQSHCHALVLICADPCKVPGKIIIRRSGLRFHKGISFEELVRKLDEEDEKDNKLRRDLYKEMGTMGPSNGWLPTLKDGVLSLREVNINSVTDPKRILLPPLVTLPYCQTQYITNVAMSSSFPEEEDCVVAVKFLGPQLSFCRPAQSNSEWVNVRMTDPCFFSSLVMYSKKDDMFRIAGSGGHLIGSWDLHNPSNNPKLQSLRFQNLPKMSETKRELLDSCNTREHLVESVTTSETLMVKLYRKTAEIVEGVPRRKTEAIMVFRLDEEGNAVYTQNIGDQNIFLTTFIGSFSHFSLSVCCSCLVFRVY, encoded by the coding sequence ATGTCTTTGCTTCTCAATCAGCCCTCGAAGTTCTGCTTTCGAAGACCTGTGTTGGTGAGATCCTCTCCTCATCTCTCTAATGCCCTCCCATCGTTGATGTTGCAAAGTCACTGTCATGCTCTTGTCTTGATCTGCGCTGATCCATGTAAAGTTCCCGGAAAAATCATCATTAGGAGGTCAGGTCTACGTTTTCACAAAGGCATTTCTTTTGAAGAGTTGGTTAGAAAGTTggatgaggaagatgagaagGATAACAAGTTACGTAGAGATTTGTATAAGGAAATGGGAACGATGGGACCATCCAATGGATGGCTACCTACTTTGAAGGACGGCGTGTTGAGTCTCCGAGAAGTAAATATAAACAGTGTCACAGATCCAAAACGCATTTTGCTGCCTCCTCTTGTAACTCTGCCTTATTGCCAAACCCAATATATCACCAACGTCGCCATGTCTTCGTCTTTCCCTGAAGAAGAGGACTGTGTTGTGGCTGTCAAGTTCTTGGGTCCTCAGCTCAGCTTTTGCAGACCGGCTCAAAGCAACTCCGAGTGGGTCAACGTCCGAATGACAGACCcctgcttcttctcctccctTGTCATGTATTCTAAGAAAGATGACATGTTTCGCATAGCCGGCTCTGGAGGCCACCTCATCGGATCATGGGATCTCCACAACCCTAGCAACAACCCAAAGTTGCAGAGCTTGCGGTTTCAAAACCTTCCCAAGATGTCCGAGACAAAACGAGAGCTTTTGGATTCGTGTAACACAAGGGAACATTTGGTGGAGTCGGTAACCACCAGTGAAACTTTGATGGTTAAGTTGTACAGGAAGACCGCAGAGATCGTCGAAGGTGTTCCGAGAAGGAAAACAGAAGCAATAATGGTGTTCAGGCTAGACGAAGAAGGAAACGCTGTTTACACTCAAAACATCGGAGATCAAAACATTTTCCTCACAACATTCATAGGATctttctctcatttctctttgtCTGTTTGCTGTAGTTGtttggtttttagggtttattga